From one Lemur catta isolate mLemCat1 chromosome 5, mLemCat1.pri, whole genome shotgun sequence genomic stretch:
- the FGF1 gene encoding fibroblast growth factor 1: MAEGEITTFTALTEKFNLPPGNYKKPKLLYCSNGGHFLRILPDGTVDGTRDRSDQHIQLQLSAESVGEVYIKSTQTGQYLAMDADGLLYGSQTPNEECLFLERLEENHYNTYISKKHAEKNWFVGLKKNGSCKRGPRTHYGQKAILFLPLPVSSD; the protein is encoded by the exons ATGGCCGAAGGGGAGATCACAACCTTCACGGCCCTGACGGAGAAGTTTAATCTGCCTCCAGGAAACTACAAGAAGCCCAAGCTGCTCTACTGTAGCAACGGGGGCCACTTCCTGAGGATCCTTCCAGATGGCACAGTGGATGGGACCAGAGACAGGAGCGACCAGCACA TTCAGCTGCAGCTCAGTGCGGAAAGCGTGGGGGAGGTGTATATAAAGAGTACCCAGACTGGCCAGTACTTGGCCATGGACGCCGACGGGCTTTTATACGGCTCA cAAACACCAAATGAGGAATGTTTGTTCCTGGAGAGGCTGGAGGAAAACCATTACAACACCTACATATCCAAGAAGCACGCAGAGAAGAATTGGTTTGTTGGCCTCAAGAAGAATGGAAGTTGCAAACGCGGCCCCCGGACTCACTATGGCCAGAAAGCGATCTTGTTTCTCCCCCTGCCAGTCtcctctgattaa